Proteins encoded by one window of Teretinema zuelzerae:
- a CDS encoding lipoprotein N-acyltransferase Lnb domain-containing protein, with amino-acid sequence MLNNIPVLAENELEKPIPVVEPTTIDVSLITILPGKSLYSSFGHTALRIVDRDEKSDLLYNYGQSVHPFDISFLVNLAFGRMDFMMGVSQTKEAMLFYKSVENRKVIEQPIYLDQERASVLKDRLEYDSRPENRQYNYRFFTDNCTTRVWLLIKDIIIRDDLPLPSTSRSLRQPIEQVLERKPFLLLFISTVLGPLADQPRDLKASLFLPHELMDQMGLFLTHGISGCEISTEGMKPFFEAVQGEPKIAAVTPMGLMLFLSILSGLLALSSPNTRMFAFVFDTVLFGAIFLVGVCIALLWGVAGYKEVGMNTNLLWATPVPLIGLLWNRLNSRRLVSTLLFSLESLGAIAVTIFGGFGNQTVSIEIRFFCAIIFLRCVSRVHRNYFNPIIKTEYGIGAGK; translated from the coding sequence ATGCTTAACAACATACCGGTTTTGGCAGAAAACGAGTTGGAAAAACCAATACCGGTTGTCGAGCCGACAACGATCGATGTATCGCTGATAACGATTCTTCCTGGAAAATCGTTATATTCTTCATTCGGACACACAGCCCTCAGGATCGTTGATCGTGATGAAAAAAGCGACCTTCTTTACAATTATGGACAATCGGTTCATCCGTTCGATATTTCTTTCTTGGTGAATTTAGCATTCGGACGGATGGATTTTATGATGGGTGTATCCCAGACCAAAGAAGCTATGCTGTTTTATAAATCCGTAGAGAACAGGAAGGTCATCGAACAGCCGATTTATCTCGATCAAGAGCGCGCATCCGTTCTAAAGGACCGACTTGAGTATGACTCCAGGCCCGAAAATCGGCAATACAATTATCGTTTTTTCACGGATAATTGTACTACTCGCGTGTGGCTGCTAATTAAGGACATAATAATCCGGGATGACCTGCCATTACCATCAACATCGAGAAGTTTAAGACAACCAATAGAGCAAGTCCTGGAGCGTAAACCATTTTTGCTGTTATTTATTTCCACGGTCCTCGGACCTCTAGCGGATCAACCGCGTGACTTGAAAGCATCATTATTCCTACCCCATGAATTGATGGATCAGATGGGACTGTTTTTGACTCATGGTATTTCCGGATGCGAAATCTCTACCGAGGGCATGAAACCATTTTTTGAGGCCGTACAGGGGGAACCAAAGATAGCGGCTGTAACCCCGATGGGCCTTATGTTGTTTTTATCGATATTGTCTGGACTGCTTGCTCTTTCTTCCCCAAACACCCGAATGTTTGCGTTTGTTTTTGATACAGTTCTTTTCGGGGCTATCTTTCTCGTTGGCGTATGCATTGCGTTGTTGTGGGGAGTTGCCGGATATAAGGAGGTCGGTATGAATACGAATCTTCTTTGGGCGACTCCGGTTCCATTGATTGGATTGCTATGGAATCGTCTGAATTCCAGACGGCTGGTATCGACCCTCCTGTTTTCACTGGAATCGCTTGGCGCAATAGCCGTAACCATTTTCGGCGGTTTTGGGAACCAAACAGTATCGATAGAAATTAGGTTCTTTTGTGCGATCATTTTCCTCCGATGCGTGAGTCGTGTGCATCGTAACTATTTCAATCCGATCATCAAAACAGAATATGGTATCGGAGCGGGAAAATGA
- the lnt gene encoding apolipoprotein N-acyltransferase: MLLDKEKGFRWLLTPALKLVAILIGALLFAGSFPNPVITDGIPFFAWLAFIPVFWITRNSSLAGSAFYGIAYAVSAYGLFNYWLSVFHPLAGMIVGGIYAIYFAILFPLLTFSYRLYPDRGYVLQWILWLSYEYLRTLGFLGYPYGISGYTQWRMMQIIQIADITGVWGISALVVFPSAYIAASLQNGYKNIGKFVLKEKIILFAWLIAIACSLVYGLFSPVDYSKSPKKRITLVQHNNDPWQGGINTYRENFYTLRRLSDIALASNNKPDLVVWSETAFIPRIFWHSTYREDPEAYLLVKELLEYLAKQDIPFVIGNDDGRKESTPSGDWERVDYNAALLYIQGQERGLYRKRHLVPFTEHFPYQKQFPAIYSALKAADTHFWKKGTEPTVFRLPEFTFSTPICFEDSFGYISRQFVANGADLLVNLTNDAWAKSLSAQNQHLGMAIFRAVENRRSMVRATASGQTCAIDPNGRIIDLGIPFSETQITVEVPIFNRKRTIYTRFGDYLGGIFLTAAGLAMVSAMRKKIHGKLHQRVRT; this comes from the coding sequence TTGTTACTTGATAAAGAGAAAGGATTCAGATGGTTATTAACCCCGGCACTAAAGCTCGTAGCCATCCTTATTGGGGCCTTACTCTTCGCGGGCTCATTCCCGAATCCGGTCATCACAGATGGAATACCATTCTTTGCCTGGCTAGCTTTTATTCCTGTTTTCTGGATAACCCGAAATTCTTCACTGGCCGGTTCAGCGTTTTACGGAATTGCCTATGCGGTGAGCGCATATGGATTGTTCAACTACTGGCTAAGTGTTTTCCATCCCTTGGCGGGCATGATCGTAGGAGGCATCTATGCAATATATTTCGCAATTCTATTTCCCTTGCTTACGTTTTCATATCGGCTTTATCCTGACCGCGGGTATGTCCTCCAGTGGATTCTATGGCTCTCGTATGAATACTTGCGAACATTAGGATTTCTCGGATATCCCTACGGAATAAGCGGATATACCCAATGGCGGATGATGCAAATTATTCAAATAGCCGATATTACGGGTGTCTGGGGAATATCCGCGCTCGTGGTTTTTCCTTCAGCCTATATTGCCGCATCTCTGCAAAACGGGTACAAAAATATCGGAAAGTTCGTACTTAAAGAGAAAATCATTCTTTTTGCTTGGCTTATAGCGATAGCATGCTCCCTGGTGTATGGCTTGTTCTCGCCCGTCGATTATTCCAAATCGCCCAAAAAAAGAATAACCCTGGTACAGCATAATAACGATCCATGGCAGGGCGGTATAAATACATATCGCGAGAATTTTTATACTCTGAGACGCTTATCCGATATTGCCCTCGCATCAAATAATAAACCTGATCTTGTTGTCTGGTCTGAAACGGCCTTTATTCCCCGCATTTTCTGGCATTCAACCTACCGTGAAGACCCGGAAGCATACCTCCTGGTAAAAGAATTGCTGGAGTATCTTGCCAAGCAGGACATCCCGTTTGTTATCGGAAATGATGATGGAAGAAAAGAGTCTACTCCCTCGGGGGATTGGGAGCGCGTGGACTATAACGCCGCACTTCTGTATATACAGGGGCAAGAAAGAGGTCTTTATCGAAAGAGGCATCTCGTTCCATTCACGGAACACTTTCCGTATCAGAAGCAATTTCCGGCAATCTATAGTGCGCTAAAGGCTGCCGATACACACTTCTGGAAAAAAGGAACAGAACCGACTGTATTCAGACTTCCCGAGTTTACGTTTTCTACGCCTATTTGTTTCGAGGATTCCTTCGGCTACATTTCCCGCCAATTCGTCGCAAATGGAGCGGATCTGCTTGTCAACCTTACCAATGACGCATGGGCAAAAAGCTTGTCAGCCCAAAACCAGCATCTCGGGATGGCCATATTCCGAGCCGTGGAAAACCGGCGATCTATGGTCCGCGCGACCGCATCGGGGCAAACATGCGCGATTGACCCGAATGGGCGAATCATTGATTTGGGTATTCCATTCAGCGAAACACAAATCACGGTAGAAGTTCCGATCTTCAATCGGAAAAGAACAATATACACACGATTTGGTGATTATCTTGGAGGCATTTTCCTTACCGCTGCAGGTCTCGCAATGGTATCCGCGATGAGAAAAAAAATCCACGGCAAATTACATCAAAGGGTCAGAACATAA